A DNA window from Salvelinus fontinalis isolate EN_2023a chromosome 28, ASM2944872v1, whole genome shotgun sequence contains the following coding sequences:
- the LOC129826249 gene encoding transcription cofactor vestigial-like protein 4, whose translation MAVANFQYITRMSSGFKVYILEGQPNQRSEDRFRHMANERVRVPQVHPVKRKHSFECGLTLEERRESAQSRSNMRRPTVFSVPQSPTSSWSPTPSPTGHLPCHVYPTPPIDEPLDLIKKPRKQPERTEEKTKSTTAINQMRPSVITCVSSTRKPTCRSEVGSSSHSSTVLSKHSYDHVVEEHFKRSLGMDYQMASSRQLSISVSVDDHFAKALGEKWFQIKSKSSSCSSSTSSPPSSPSVTHSPSYGHSPNQAPKESPSTTTPTSTFWSVK comes from the exons ATGGCTGTTGCAAATTTCCAATACATAACTCGGATGAGCAGTGGTTTCAAAGTCTACATCTTGGAAG GTCAGCCCAACCAAAGAAGTGAAGATAGATTCAGGCATATGGCCAATGAGAGAGTTCGAGTGCCCCAAGTGCATCCGGTCAAGCGCAAGCACAGCTTTGAGTGTGGTCTAACATTGGAAGAAAG GCGAGAAAGTGCACAAAGCAGGAGCAACATGAGAAGGCCAACTGTGTTTAGTGTTCCCCAGAGTCCCACATCCTCCTGGAGCCCAACCCCCAGCCCCACAGGTCATCTGCCCTGCCATGTGTATCCCACACCACCTATCGATGAGCCACTGGACCTAATTAAGAAACCAAGGAAACAGCCTGAGAGGACAGAAGAGAAAACCAAAAGCACTACAGCCATCAATCAG ATGCGTCCTTCTGTGATCACCTGTGTGTCCTCCACAAGAAAGCCCACCTGCAGATCTGAGGTCGGCAGCAGTAGCCACTCCTCCACAG TGTTATCTAAGCACAGCTATGACCATGTTGTGGAGGAACATTTCAAGAGAAGCCTGGGGATGGACTACCAAATGGCCAGCTCCCGCCAGCTCTCCATCAGCGTCTCTGTGGATGACCATTTTGCCAAGGCCTTGGGAGAAAAGTGGTTTCAGATCAAATCAAAATCCTCCTCATGCTCCTCGTCTACATCCTCTCCACCCAGCAGCCCAAGTGTCACTCACTCCCCCAGCTACGGCCACAGCCCAAACCAAGCTCCCAAAGAGTCTCCAAGTACCACCACTCCCACCTCCACCTTCTGGTCAGTCAAATAA